From the genome of Oceanococcus atlanticus:
TGCGGAAGAAATTCCCTGGCAGCACAGACCAGCTGACTGCCTGAATCAGGCCCTGGAATTTCTAGGTCTCCCCCCTCAAACCGGCTCAGTTAGCCAGATACTTGAATCCGCAACAGAAATCTGGCGGACGACCCATGTTGCAGCACGCCCTGCACCAAAATGAACGATTTCTGCACCTAGGGGTATGCCACGCTGATCTGATCTGGCAAACTAACTTTTTCGCATTGCAGCAATACATACCGACAGTGTCCCGCCGACAGACTGCTTCCGAGACCCGCATCATTAATAAGTATCCGAACCGGAGGCTTTATGACACGGTGATCTCGCGGTACATCACGCTCGATGAGATTCGTCAGCTGGTGCTCAAAAATGTCGATTTCAAAGTCATCGACAAACGCAGCAAAGACGACATCACCCGCAGCATCCTGCTGCAGGTGATCATGGAACAGGAAGAAGCTGGCACACCGATTCTGCGGGAAGAGGTGCTGCTCAACATCATTCGCTTCTACGGCGATTCCATGCAGCACAGTGTTAGCCACTACCTGGAACTGAGCATGGAGCTGTTCATTGATCAGCAAGCCCAGTTCAAGGAACAGGTCAAGCAAGTGCTCGGCTCGGCGGGTAATCCGCTACACGCCCTCAAAGAACTGGCGGATCAGAATCTGCCACTGTGGCGCAAGGTCCGCCAGGAACTGCTCAAAAACATCGGGCTACGTGGCGACAGCAAAGATCGCTCTGACGGCAACTAAGCCGCTCAAAAGCCTCTAAAAGAAGCCTCAGAAACTATGTCGAGGCGACAACAAGTTCCCTAAGCTGCGGATCGGCACGCTTTGTGCTTTTGATTAATAAATCCGTAATTTCAGAATGTTAGTGTCGAATTCGGGTCGCGAAATTTTTTTCGCAGCGCAACAAAAAAAGCTTGACGCAGTGCAACAAGACCTCTATACTGCACCGCAACATGAGTTAACACTCAACAAGACGGAAGCGACATTCGATTCGCGTCTTAAACCAAGTCTCCTCCAGAAAGACCTCGTGTCTTTCTCGCACCTTGGCCCCCTGCTCTCAGGGGGCTTTTTTTTGCCTGCCTCACAGACAGCCCCCGCGATATGCTCAAACGCGTCGGAACTGTCTAGGCGCGAGGGAAAGCAGTCAGCGGTTCTGTGGCATTGATGCGTAATACCACACGCTGGCCCGGCGACAGGCTCTGTTCATGATTGACCCGAACACGCACGCTGCCACCTTCATCAAGCGCCACACGGTAAAGACGCGTGCCACCCTCGTAGCGACTCCAACTGATTTCGCCCTGCCCTTGGCTGGCAGAAGCCTGCGTCAATTCAAGGTCATCCGGACGCACCAGCAAATCAACCTCAGTCGCGACATCGCTATCGGCCATCATCGCCGGCGCACTGCCCAGCGCTGTTTTCGCGACCCCGCCACCAAACTGGCCAGGTACAAAGCTCGCCTCACCCAAAAAGCCCGCGACAAACCGATTGGCAGGCCGCCCAAAGCAATGTTCCGGCGGTGCAACCTGCTGCAGACGACCAGCATTGAGTACGCCGACCTGATCACCCACTGACAGCGCTTCAGCCTGATCGTGGGTCACCCAGATCGCAGGCACACCTGCCTCCTTCAATGCGTCGCGAATTTCCCAGCGCACCACGTCCTTCAAACTCGCATCAAGACTGGACAACGGCTCATCCAGCAGCATCAGTGAGGGCTCGTGAGCCAGCGCTCTTGCCAGCGCTACCCGCTGTTTTTGCCCACCCGACAAACGCTCAGGCCTGGCCTCGCGCAGCGGCTCCAGTCCAAGTCGGTTCAGCCAGTGATTGACCGGTGCCTGGTTGCTCAAACGAAAGCCAACATTCTGCGCCACGCTCAGATGCGGGAACAGGGCAAAGTCCTGAAAAACCATACCAATATGACGCTTCTCGGGCGGCACATGGTCCGCTGCGCCGATGCGTCGGTCGCCCAGCTGAATCTGGCCACACTCGATCGGCACCAACCCCGCCACCGCCTGCAAAATGGTCGTTTTGCCGCAGCCCGTGGGCCCCACCAGCATCAAGATGTCATCACCGTCGAGCGTGAAGTTCAGGTCGCGAACAACTGGCGTTGCACCGTAACTCACCCCAAGATCACGTACTTCAAGCTTCAACGACGATTATCCTCAAGAACACTGCGTCCACCGCGCGCTTCTCCAGACAGCATCAGCACCAGCCCCAGCGCGGAAATCAAAATCAGCAAGAGCCCCGGCACCGCCGCACGACCAAAGTAGCCTGCTTCGTAAACGCGCCAGAGGTAGGTGGCCAAGGTCTCATAGCCGGTAGGCCCCAACAGCAGAGTTGCCGGCAACTCGCGCATCACTTCCAGAAAGACAAGCGCGCCGCCAGCCACGATACCACGCAGTGTCAGCGGCAAAGTGATGCGCCGAAAGGCCTCCCCGCGGCTGGCTCCAAGAGTACGTGCTGCATTGACTAGTTTGGGATCGATTCGCTCGCTGGTAGAGCGCACCGCGCCGACTGCTAGCGGTAGAAAACGCAGAACATAGGCCAGCACCAGCAAAGCCAAGGTTTGATAGAGCAACGGCAACTTCAGGCCAAGATAAACCAAGGCCGTACCCATCACGATGCCCGGCACCCCAAAGCCCAGATAGGTCAACCGCTCCATGAGCCGACCCGCACGACCGCTCATCGCAGCATGCGCCACCGGCACCGCCAGTACCACGGCGACCAACGCCGCCAACAGCGCCGCGTAGGCCGAGTTCCAGGCATACGCCAACTCGAACCCCTCTGCACCATCACGCCACAGCCATATGCCGAACACCGCCAAAGGCAAGGCGATGGCCAAAAGAACTATGGGCGCAACAGCAGCGAACAGAGCAACGCTCTGTCTACGGCTTGGCCATATCGACAAACTTCTTCCGGGCAGTTCCTGCGGCGTCTTGACCCGTGATTCCAGATACAGCACCAGCCCGACAATGCTCAGCAATTGCAACGACAACATCGCCGCCTGACTCAGGCCGAAGGCGTTGTACTCGACAAAGATCACCCGGGTGAATGTATCCAGCCGCATGATTGCCGGCGTGCCAAAATCTGACAAGGCGTACATGGCCGCGAGCAAGGCACCGGCCGCAATGCCATTGCGCACACGCGGCAGCACCACCCGCCACAGGCTCATCGGCAACGATAAGCCCAGCGTGCGCGCAGCATTGACCTGACTGGCATCAAGACTGCACAACGATGCGCGCGTGGTGAGCAAAACAAACGGATAGGTGTACAGCGCCATCACCAGCGCCGCACCAAACATGCCATCCAGGCTTGGCGTGGAGAGCCCGGTGAGCGTTTCAATCTCACCGCCAGGCCCAAACGCAGCGTAAAAGGTGAAGGCTCCGATGTAGCTGGGCAATGCCAGTGGCGCAGCCAAGGCCACCAGCCACACGCGGCGCCATGGCACTTCGACATACGCCGTCAAAAGCGCCAGCGGTACGCCGATCAACACCGAACCCAGCACCGTGAGCGCCATGAGCACTACGGTGTTGAGCAAGACCTTTAGATTGTAAGGACTGAACGGATCTGGCGCGTCACCGACCAGCGTGACCAGAACCACCACGGGCAAGACCGCAACCAGCGCAATAAGCCCGGCCAGCGGGTAGGACGGCGGCGGCCAGCGAACCCTCATAACACGCCAGCATCACGCATCAAATTCAGAGTCGGGCGCAAATCGGCCAGCTGAGTCAGGTCGATCTTGGGCGGCTGGACGCTGGCCAAAGGCGGCAAACCCTGCGGCATTGCCACGCCATCCACCAGCGGAATCTCATACGCCTCCTCAGCAAGATACGACTGTACTTCGCGGGTCAGCAGATAACGAATAAAGGTCACCGCAGCAGGGTTCTCACCCAACGCCAGAATGCCCGAAGCATTGACCAGGCAACCGGCATCGTTGTTGGTAAACGCCAGGGCCACATTGGCATCAGGTTTACCGGCCTTGAGACGCAAGGTGTAGTAGTGATTGGCAAACCCCAGGTCAACCTCACCACGCTCCACACCCATCACCACGCCCAATTCACCGGCGTAGCTCTTGGCATGACGCTTAACCCCCTTGAGCCAATCGCGTGTGGCTTGATCACCACGATCCAGCCGCATTGCCGTCACGAATGACTGAAACGACGCGTAAGCCGGTGCCCAACCCACTTTAAGCGAGCTGTCAGCCAGCGCCATCACATCGTCGGGCACCTGTTCAGCACTCACGCTTGTCGGGTTATACGGCAAAGTGCGAATACGCCCGGTCACCGGCGCCCAAGCTTCGTAGCGAAATCCGGGCTTAAGTTGAGCACTGATATCGGCCGGTAAATCACGCGCCAAGCCGGCCTCTTCCACAACCCCGATCGCGCCAGAGTCGACCGCCCAGAACAAATCAGCACGCCGCACATTCGCGCGCCCTTCGGCCACTATGGCATTCGCCAGTGCCGCGGTGGGACCGCGCCGAACACCCAGTTTCAGCTTGGGATTGCGTTTGCGAATCGCATCAAGCACACGTTCGTACAAACCGCCCTCGCCCCGCCCCAGGTAGAGGGTCAACTCGCCCTCAATCGGCGGCAGATCCTCAACTGAGACGGCCTCGCTCGCATCTGCAGCAAAGACCGTGTTCAGCCCTGCCGGCAATGCCCCCACGACACCACCTGCAGCCAGGGTTTGCAGGAATTGACGGCGGCGCATGCTAGAACACGTCCCGTCGATTCTTGTCCGCTTCCTTGAGCAATTTACGCGCACGCTCAAGCTTGGTCTGCATAGCGCTGACAACGCCCTGCACCGTTCGGGTCGCATTTTTGCTCTGCAACGCCTTGAGCAAGGTCACGTTGAAATCTTTTTCCAGATCTTCAACCAGATCCGCGTCCTGCTCAATCAGCGCGCCCTCAACCCCTTCAAATCGATTCAGATACGTCGCATGCACCAATGATTTGGCTTTCTCAATCTCGCCCTTACGATACAGCGCGAGCACGTCATCCAGCGTATCGGCAATCTCTTCCAGCGTCGCTGTAGGGCTTTGTGCCGCCTCGTCAGTCGAGGTGCTGGGTGCTGGTTGAGCAAGCTGATGCTGGGCGGCCAACTTCACAACCCCCATGCCCTGCCACAGGGCCTTGGCAAAGGCCATGCGTTGCGCCTCTGCCTCGGCTGCTGGCTTGCCTTCCTCCATCGCCTGCTTCATGCCGTAAATGCCTTGCCAAACTTCGGCATAGATCGGCACGTAATTCAGCTCGATCGCCAGATGGACTTTAACCGCCTCAAAGTTATCAATGAGTTCATCGGTATTCACACCTTTTGAACCCTTGTCAGCGTAGACCTGAATCAAAGCCTGCGCCTTGTCGAGCAACCATTTGATTTCGGCTTCGTACTCGGCGAGATGATTGCTCAACTCACGCACATGCGCATCGCTGCCACCGTGCGCACTGGCATTGCCCGGTGCGTCGGCAAAAACCGGCGCGCACAGTGCAAAGGACAACAGTCCGGCACAAATCTTCAGTTTCATCGACATCCCTTCTCTCACTTGCGTCCGAATAAAACGCAAATGCTAGTCATTATCAATTGCTGCGTAAACACTTGACGGCACAATTTCCGGCATGCCCCGCAACCGACTGCAGGCTTTCCAGGCTAGGTCGCAATTGCGATGCGCACAGCATCCAGCTGCAATGCTGCCGCCCGCAATCGTTCTTCCAGCTGAGCCGTCTCGGCTTGATACTGATCTATCTCCTGCTGGCGTACATTGGGATTGACCTCCGCCAATGCCAGCAAGCGCTGCAAGCCATCGTCACGCTCCGCCCTCATCTGATTCATCGCAGCATCGATCAGTTCATCCTGCAGCGCTGCAGCCTGCTTTTCAGAGGTATCAAGCAAACTCTGCAGCACCTTTTCGGCACGTTTGACCAGCGCATGCGCGGTTTGTTTTGGAACACGCTCCGCAATCATGTGCAATTGATCCGCCGGGAGCTGCTCGGACAAGTCACGTCCCAGATTGTCACGCAACAAACGCACCGGCTCGGCAGGCAGATAACGCTCAAGCTGCAAAGCCCGCGGCGCCTGAACTCCGAGCACAAACAAGCTTTCAACCAGCAGCGTGCCTGGCGCGACACCACCGAGCTTGACCGTGCACAAGGCTGTGTTGCCAAAGTCTCCACTCAGGATCATGTCCATGGCCCCGGTCACCATGGGGTGTTCCCAGGTCAGGAAATGCATGTCTTCGCGGCTCATGGCAACGTCTCGGCGAAACGTTGCGGTCAACCCATCTTCCGGCAGTGCAGGAAAATGCTGGCCATGCATGTGGTTTCCTGGCCGCGCGATGACCGCCTCAGCACTGTGCGATTCGTGCTCGACCCCGAACGCATCAAAGACCTGTTCCATATACGGCGCAAGGACGCCAGGGCGCTCGTACTCGCGCACCATGTTGACCCATTCATCCGCCTTGTCAGGCTGGCAGGAGTTCAGTTCGAGCAGGCGATCACGCCCTTGCTCCTGTCGTGCCTGCTCCTGAGCAACAAAGCTTTGTGCATCGGAAATCAGGCTCTGCAACGGCTGCTCATCGGCGGCTTGCAGGGCTTGCAGCAGGGCCTCACCGTAACGATTGATGACCGCTTGGCCGATTTGGAAGGGGCTTTCAAATGCGCCCAGCCCGTCGGCGTACCAGTTCAGAAGACGTTGCTGGGCCGTGCCCTCAAGGTAGGGCACATGAATCTGGATGACGCCGGTTTGACCGATGCGATCCAGGCGGCCAATTCGTTGCTCCAGCAAATCCGGATCCAGCGGCAGATCAAACAGGATAAGGTGTCGCGCGAACTGGAAATTACGCCCTTCGCTGCCGATTTCCGAGCACAGCAGGATCTGTACACCGTCCTCATCATCCGCAAACCAGGCTGCGGCCCGGTCGCGTTCCAGCAGGCTCATGCCTTCATGGAAGAGCCCCGAGTAGCAGCCGGCAAGACGCAGTTGCTGCTCCAGTTCGCAAACGGTTTCGGCCGAGCGGCAAATCAGCAGCACCTTGTCCTGGCGATGCTGTTTGAGAAATTCGACCAACCAACCCAAGCGGGGGTCGTCATCCAGGCCGAGTACTTGCTCTGGATGCAGCTGATCATCAAGCGCCACATCGGCAGGCAAAGCTTGCGATCCGCTAAGTGGCCAGGCATGCAGCTCGCGGCCGGGAAAGCCCTTCACCGAAGCACGGGTATTGCGGAACAGCACGCGCCCCGTGCCATGTCGATCAAGCAAATCACGGGTCAGGCGCTCAAGCGCCACCGTCTGGGCGGAAGCATCAGCGCCATCAACCTCGGCAACGACCGCAGCAACCCGATCGGTACCCAGATAGGCATCCAGCACCTCACGCAAGCCCTGCTCCGAGCTCAAGCGCTGCCAGGCGTTGTCCTGACGCAATGCCATCAGCACATCACTGATCTGCTGGTACTGCTGCTCCTGATCAACGAATTGCTGTAAATCGTGATAGCGATCAGGATCCAGCAGGCGCAGACGCGCAAAGTGTCCCGAACGCCCGAGTTGCTCGGGAGTCGCGGTCAACAAAAGCAAACCGGGAACCTGCTCTGCCAGGCGTTCAACGCACGCATAGGCGGGACTGCTGTTTTCCGGTGTCCAGGCCAGGTGATGCGCTTCGTCAACCACCAGGATATCCCAGCCAGCCGCACGAGCCTGCTCGGCCCGGGAAGTATCAGCGGCCAGAAAATTCTCGCCGCACAACACCAGCTGTGCGCTTTCGAACGGATTGATGTCGTCAGCACTGACGT
Proteins encoded in this window:
- the phaR gene encoding polyhydroxyalkanoate synthesis repressor PhaR encodes the protein MLQHALHQNERFLHLGVCHADLIWQTNFFALQQYIPTVSRRQTASETRIINKYPNRRLYDTVISRYITLDEIRQLVLKNVDFKVIDKRSKDDITRSILLQVIMEQEEAGTPILREEVLLNIIRFYGDSMQHSVSHYLELSMELFIDQQAQFKEQVKQVLGSAGNPLHALKELADQNLPLWRKVRQELLKNIGLRGDSKDRSDGN
- a CDS encoding ABC transporter ATP-binding protein — its product is MKLEVRDLGVSYGATPVVRDLNFTLDGDDILMLVGPTGCGKTTILQAVAGLVPIECGQIQLGDRRIGAADHVPPEKRHIGMVFQDFALFPHLSVAQNVGFRLSNQAPVNHWLNRLGLEPLREARPERLSGGQKQRVALARALAHEPSLMLLDEPLSSLDASLKDVVRWEIRDALKEAGVPAIWVTHDQAEALSVGDQVGVLNAGRLQQVAPPEHCFGRPANRFVAGFLGEASFVPGQFGGGVAKTALGSAPAMMADSDVATEVDLLVRPDDLELTQASASQGQGEISWSRYEGGTRLYRVALDEGGSVRVRVNHEQSLSPGQRVVLRINATEPLTAFPRA
- a CDS encoding ABC transporter permease produces the protein MRVRWPPPSYPLAGLIALVAVLPVVVLVTLVGDAPDPFSPYNLKVLLNTVVLMALTVLGSVLIGVPLALLTAYVEVPWRRVWLVALAAPLALPSYIGAFTFYAAFGPGGEIETLTGLSTPSLDGMFGAALVMALYTYPFVLLTTRASLCSLDASQVNAARTLGLSLPMSLWRVVLPRVRNGIAAGALLAAMYALSDFGTPAIMRLDTFTRVIFVEYNAFGLSQAAMLSLQLLSIVGLVLYLESRVKTPQELPGRSLSIWPSRRQSVALFAAVAPIVLLAIALPLAVFGIWLWRDGAEGFELAYAWNSAYAALLAALVAVVLAVPVAHAAMSGRAGRLMERLTYLGFGVPGIVMGTALVYLGLKLPLLYQTLALLVLAYVLRFLPLAVGAVRSTSERIDPKLVNAARTLGASRGEAFRRITLPLTLRGIVAGGALVFLEVMRELPATLLLGPTGYETLATYLWRVYEAGYFGRAAVPGLLLILISALGLVLMLSGEARGGRSVLEDNRR
- a CDS encoding substrate-binding domain-containing protein, whose translation is MRRRQFLQTLAAGGVVGALPAGLNTVFAADASEAVSVEDLPPIEGELTLYLGRGEGGLYERVLDAIRKRNPKLKLGVRRGPTAALANAIVAEGRANVRRADLFWAVDSGAIGVVEEAGLARDLPADISAQLKPGFRYEAWAPVTGRIRTLPYNPTSVSAEQVPDDVMALADSSLKVGWAPAYASFQSFVTAMRLDRGDQATRDWLKGVKRHAKSYAGELGVVMGVERGEVDLGFANHYYTLRLKAGKPDANVALAFTNNDAGCLVNASGILALGENPAAVTFIRYLLTREVQSYLAEEAYEIPLVDGVAMPQGLPPLASVQPPKIDLTQLADLRPTLNLMRDAGVL
- the rapA gene encoding RNA polymerase-associated protein RapA → MTDSVTVFAVGQRWISSTEPELGLGLVVQAEGRVVQVCFPAADEERAYAARSAPLSRVQFRQGEMIHDNQERRLKVTDTLENNGVIIYLCEDEDGKDVLLPEEQLHAVIRLNSPRERLFAGQIDRLSRYRLRYNTRLHHGVQMQSPVRGLLGPRVQLLPHQIYIAHEVASRHAPRVLLADEVGLGKTIEAGMIVHQQLISGRASRVLVVVPEALLHQWLVEMLRRFNLRFTILDEARCMALEGEASGLQEDDVSADDINPFESAQLVLCGENFLAADTSRAEQARAAGWDILVVDEAHHLAWTPENSSPAYACVERLAEQVPGLLLLTATPEQLGRSGHFARLRLLDPDRYHDLQQFVDQEQQYQQISDVLMALRQDNAWQRLSSEQGLREVLDAYLGTDRVAAVVAEVDGADASAQTVALERLTRDLLDRHGTGRVLFRNTRASVKGFPGRELHAWPLSGSQALPADVALDDQLHPEQVLGLDDDPRLGWLVEFLKQHRQDKVLLICRSAETVCELEQQLRLAGCYSGLFHEGMSLLERDRAAAWFADDEDGVQILLCSEIGSEGRNFQFARHLILFDLPLDPDLLEQRIGRLDRIGQTGVIQIHVPYLEGTAQQRLLNWYADGLGAFESPFQIGQAVINRYGEALLQALQAADEQPLQSLISDAQSFVAQEQARQEQGRDRLLELNSCQPDKADEWVNMVREYERPGVLAPYMEQVFDAFGVEHESHSAEAVIARPGNHMHGQHFPALPEDGLTATFRRDVAMSREDMHFLTWEHPMVTGAMDMILSGDFGNTALCTVKLGGVAPGTLLVESLFVLGVQAPRALQLERYLPAEPVRLLRDNLGRDLSEQLPADQLHMIAERVPKQTAHALVKRAEKVLQSLLDTSEKQAAALQDELIDAAMNQMRAERDDGLQRLLALAEVNPNVRQQEIDQYQAETAQLEERLRAAALQLDAVRIAIAT